The following is a genomic window from bacterium.
GTTCCTGTTCTATTGTTTCTTTTAATTCCAGAAGAGGCATTTGGAGCATATGTATAGACTGTCGCATCTCGGGAGTCATTACTAACTTTTGCGTTTGTTTTAGCAATAATTCTTGTTTTAACATCTCATCTCTCCTTTTTAATGTTACTACGGGGCTAGAAGAGTGTAAAGATAAAACTAGTTAGCGGGAATTATTGACTTTTATATTTACGAAGGAATGCTATAATGTTTTTTGTATTATTGAGATGCCGAAGTGGTGAAACTGGCAGACACGCATGGTTCAGGACCATGTGGAGGCAACTCCTTGGGGGTTCAAATCCCCCCTTCGGTACCATTCTTTTTAAACCCGTAACTTACTCGTTGACAACCACTTATAAAAATGGCGTTGTGCCCATTTTGTGCCCAAAACCCGCAAAAAAGGACTTGGTCATCCTCTGCATTAGAAACTACCCACTGAAGCTACTTCTCCGTTTACTTCCTGTCGATTATCAATTTTCCAGCGACGCCTACGTTCTCGGGAGAATTCTCCTTGATGAGAACGACGATCGTTTCCCGTGGCAAGCCGTATGCTTTAGTGGCAGCATCCGTTAGCTCTTGAACAAGAATTCTCTTCTTGTCTACGTCCTCAATAATAGGACCTTCGATACTAATGTTGGGCATATATTCTCCTTTCTCTACTGTTTCTAACACTAATTATTGAACGTTTACGGTTACCTTACTGCTACCATACCTAAAATTGCTTTTATTGTTTTATACATAATAAAGTTTCCCTAAAATGCCTTTTTTATTTTTCACCTTTTACTCCTCTTTTAACTTTGGAAAGCATATTTTATATTTTTTATATAGGAAACTTCTCTCTTTATTTGTTTGTTTATGTAATTCCGTTTCTTCTCCATCAGGTCTTGAGATTGATGGTAATTGAAAAATATTGTTGAACCTTTCTTAAGGATCGGTCAATTTTTTTAATTTTATCAATACTGGAATTTTATCTTTGCCCGGTTTACCACGTTGTATATACGCTTTATGCGAAGGCTTATAAACAACAAGTGCAAATTCACTGCCTCGTTCAAACCTATCATACGGCTTAAAAAATCCATCTTTATCTGTTCTTCTTTCCTTTACAGCAACCACTTTATGCACCGCACCTGCAAGCGCAAGCGTGATTCTTTCTTTTGTCCACTTCACCGCCACATAAGCTCCTTCAATCGGCTCTCCAGTGTCCGCATCAACTACCTGGATTTTTCTGTCTTCTGCTTTTGATAAGAAGTGATAGCCCATGCAAAAGGCGGAGGTTGTGGTTAGGAAGATTAAAGCCAAAACTACACAAACCCATAATTTATTCTTTAACATTATTTCATTCCTTTTTTCGTTTTTTTAAACTCTTTTCTCTTATATCTCTACATTTGCTAGATTCTTTTCTGGCCATACTCTCCCATTTTGTATCGCTAAAAAATACTCGAGCATTTATAAGAACATGCGTATACTCCTCCGTCATTTCATAGCCCTCTGGCAGTTTTTTGAGTTTGATAATTTTATCAAACTTCAGCTTGCCTTTTTTGATTGAGGGAGGTCCTCCATACGTATATCCTATTTTCCAAGCTGACATTTCCAGAAAACTTCCATATTTCCACTTGCTCTTAAACGGATGAAACTCTCCATTCTTGTCTGTTTCTAACTCTATAATCTTTTTCGTTACTGAATTTGGTCCTCCAACATTGAGTAATATTTCCAAAAGTGGATATTTCTTCTACTTAAGCACCACCCACGCTCCCTCAATCGGCTCTCCTGTGTCTGCGTCAACCACCTGCATTGTCTCATACTTCTTCATCCACTTTGTGCCGAAGCCGAAACAAAAGGCTGAGGTTGTGGTTAAAAAGATTAAGGCAATTGTTAATAATGATATGTTTATTTTACGCATAATGATTTTCTCCTAAAAAGATTCTATCTTCCATACTCTATCCCCATTATATTATAGAATTACTCTTAACTCAAAGGCAAATGTATAAATAATGCTTCTTATGGAAAAATTCTGTACGGGGGAGAATATTGGTTCTTGTGCCCATTTTGTGCCCAAACTACCCCAAAACAGGTATAAAGTCATCGCAAGTAATATAAGTAATGTAATTTGGTAAGTGTATGTTAGACAGGAACTAAATAAGATTCAGCTGTATTTTGAAGTGTCAACTTCCTTCTCTGGCTCAATCATGGCAATAAGTTTC
Proteins encoded in this region:
- the dmpI gene encoding 4-oxalocrotonate tautomerase DmpI — its product is MPNISIEGPIIEDVDKKRILVQELTDAATKAYGLPRETIVVLIKENSPENVGVAGKLIIDRK